The proteins below come from a single Poecilia reticulata strain Guanapo linkage group LG5, Guppy_female_1.0+MT, whole genome shotgun sequence genomic window:
- the LOC103464933 gene encoding twist-related protein 2-like: MREEVSCTNSPEGGLGASEEELERASKKTLQQANRKRSPYPKKDSLSQTEESSTGSTNSLLPSGPKRLKKSPSTIVSLAPTSLGPRPEPPFEELHSQRVIANVRERQRTQSLNDAFASLRKIIPTLPSDKLSKIQILKLASRYIDFLYQVLQSDEMDAKLASCNYLAHERLSYAFSVWRMEGAWAMSTSH; encoded by the coding sequence ATGAGAGAAGAGGTGTCCTGCACCAACTCCCCTGAAGGAGGGCTGGGGGCCAGCGAAGAGGAGCTGGAGAGGGCATCGAAGAAGACCCTCCAACAGGCAAACCGAAAGCGCTCCCCCTACCCAAAGAAGGACAGCCTCAGTCAGACGGAGGAGAGCAGCACCGGCAGCACCAACAGCCTCCTGCCGTCTGGGCCGAAGAGGCTCAAGAAGAGCCCCTCAACCATCGTGTCGTTGGCGCCCACGTCTCTGGGGCCGAGGCCAGAGCCGCCCTTCGAGGAGCTCCACTCCCAGAGGGTAATCGCCAACGTGCGAGAGCGCCAACGCACCCAGTCCCTGAACGATGCCTTCGCCTCCCTACGCAAGATCATCCCGACGCTACCCTCCGACAAGCTGAGCAAGATCCAGATCCTGAAGCTGGCCTCACGCTACATCGACTTCCTGTACCAGGTGCTGCAGAGCGACGAGATGGACGCCAAGCTGGCCAGCTGCAACTACCTGGCCCACGAGAGACTCAGCTACGCCTTCTCCGTTTGGAGGATGGAGGGGGCCTGGGCCATGTCCACCAGCCACTAG